DNA sequence from the Parasphaerochaeta coccoides DSM 17374 genome:
GTGACGCCTATGAAAAAAGAATTCATCAGCTCCGATACTATCAGGGATGCGGGATTGAAACTCGCGCACAAAATGTATTTTGAAGATGGCTTTGTCCCTGATGTCATCTATGTGTCTTTGCGAGGCGGCGCGTACATGGGCAATGTCATCAGCGAATACTACAAGTTGGTCAGGAAAAAGACTGGCGGTCGTCCTGTTTTTTATGCCGCCGTAGTCGCTCGTTCTTACAGTGACGTGCGTGCCCAGTCGAAGATAATGGTAGATGGCTGGACATATTCTCCCGCTCATCTCAGGGCTGGCGACCGCATTTTGATTGTAGACGACATCTTTGATACCGGCAATACGGTCAACGAACTGACATCACACATCATGGAGCATGGCATTCCCCGTGAAGACATCAAGATAGCAGTGTTCGACTACAAGGTTCCGCTGTACAAGAAGCAGGAGCCACTTCCCATCCAACCGGACTACTGGTGTCGTAAGCATGTGATGCAGCATGAAAGCGATGAAGCATGGATACACTATATGTGCCACGAGATGGTAGGACTTTCCAGCGAAGAAATCGACAAGCAGTTCAATGACCCCGAAATACGTGCCATCCTTCATAATGTGCGAGGAGAGGCGTAAAGGAGTTCATGCTGGCTATGTGACTGCTGGGATGTAATATGGGAGTATATGAAAAAGAGGCTGCTGGCAGCCTCTTTTTCATGTAGGGTGATAATGCTTTTTGCCTCAATAGAAATACACGCCGTTGCTTTCTGTAACAAAGACATACAGGGAACTATCCGACCAAGCCGAGACGATTTTAGTTCCGGTTTCAAGTGTCTTGAAAGGCTCCGTGCCGATTGCCTGAACCGAATCAGTCCCGATGGTCCACATCTTGCTATTGGTGACAAGGTAGTATGTGCCATTAGATTCAAAGATGAGCGTAGTCCCGCCCAGGTTGGAAAGATCCGTGACCTTTGTGGCGATTGTTCCGTTTATTTTCCATAATGTCCCGGTCGTTGATAACGTTCCTGAGGATGTCAAGTCTTGCGTGACAACGTAAGAATTAAAATAAGCAATAGGTTTCTCTGCCGTGTCGAGTCCCGTGATGGTAGTATTGCCATCCTGTATGATTTGGAATTTGCCATCACTATCTTTAGCCACGATGAAGTAGGAGGAAAGGGTGTCTTCCAGCAGAGAGACGAATTTTCCTCCTTGAGGAAGACTGATGGGGGTGGTTCCATCGACCTTCCATTCACCCGCAGCGTCTTCCATAACATATGTTCCGTATTCTGCGAAGAAGGGTGCGCTCGGTGCAGATGTAAACGGCGAGGATGATGAACCGAGAGTAAGCGTGTAGTCCGTCGGGTTTACATTCATCACATGACTGACAATACTGTTCTGGTTCTCCATGAAAATGACAAATCCTGCCGAAGTCTTATCGCGGGTTGCGATGAACCGATTCGACAAAGAAGAATCAATAGCGGTCAGGTCAATTGTTTTCGCGTCGATGACCTGTGGATCAGATGGATTTTTGCTGTAGAGCAAAATGTCTTGGTCAGCTTGTACATACACCGCCGAACCGTCTGTCCAGAGCAGGTTGATGTTCGTATGCGTACTGGCTTTCTTTGAATGAGCCACATCGTGGAAAAGCCCCGTCCCATCCAGATTGCAACCGACAAGGACGGCAAGGACAAGGAACAGGGGAACAAAAATTTTCAAGGTAGTCTTCATCATCTCCATCCTCCTAGTTACGGTATGTCACTGACAGGGCAATTGGTACGATTCCGAGCAAGCTGTTGTGTTCAGGCTTGTCCGTGAGCAGGTAGATGTCCGGTATCAGCCAGAGACCGCTGGTCAGACCGACTCCCCAGTTGTCGCTCGGAAACCATGTGACGCCAACCTCTAGAGCAGCGAAGAAGGAAAATTTTCCTTTCGGTTCCGTTCCGCCCAAACTCAAGTATGACAGTCCTGCGCTGACGGACAAGGGAGTCTCAATAATCCCTTGAAGGGGAATCCATGTCAGTTTGGCGGCGATCGGTATGATCGTCAGGAGCTTTCCGCCCCTGTCAAACCCAAATGAATATCCCAACTCACCGCCAAAAGCTGCCACCGGTGAAATAAAGGCTTGGTAAGCAATGCCTCCATAACCGCCGATACTCAACCCGGTTCCTTTGTTTTCTTCACCCCCAGGCCCGACAGGAAAACTGTTATCTCCAGCTTTAGGATTGAAGAACCACATGAAGGCTGGTATGGTTGGGCCTGCGCGGAATGTGAACATCTGGCTACCTTTATCATAACGTGTATAGCTGGATTCCTGGGAATCGGCGGCAACCAGAGAGGATGTCGCAACCATCAGGACAGCCAACATCAAAAACAAGCATTTTTTCGTCATATGCACCTCATTCTAGCTTACTTGACAGCATACCTCATATGACTTGTAAAGAAAATACCGTCTTGCCAGCTACAAGAAAATGCCACACTGACTCTATGGTTGCGCCCTCATGCCTCTTTGCGGTATACATATTCCGTAGAAACCCGTAGAAAAGGAAATAAAATGCAAGTTCTTTCTGGAAAAGACGTGGCGATGTCTGTGTTGGAACACGTAAGAAAAGAAGCAGTGATATTTGGTGAGAAATATGGCAGGATGCCGTCCATTGCAGTCATCTTGGTCGGTGAAGACCCCGCCAGCCAGACCTATGTGGCAGCCAAGAAAAAATCCGCCCTTGAGCTTGGCTACGGACATAAGGACTACCATTTGTCCGTCCATGCCACACAGCAGGAACTCCTTGAGCTTGTCAGGGAACTGAATGCCGACGATGATGTCGATGGTATTTTGGTTCAGATGCCTCTGCCTCCACATATGGATGAGAATTGCGTCATCGATACAATCGATCCGGCGAAAGACGTTGACGGATTTCATCCGGTCAACGCGGGGAAAATACTTCTCGGCCGCTCATCCTTGGTCAGTTGCACCCCGAAAGGAGTCCTGAGAATCATGGATCATTACGGTATCCGGACTGCTGGAAAAGATGTCGTGATAATCGGTCGAAGTTCCATTGTCGGGAAACCCATGGCCGCGCTTCTGATGCAGAAAGGTCGTGACGCCACGGTAACTGTCTGTCATTCGTGTACGTTAGGACTCAAGGAACACGTGCGACGTGCGGACATCATCATAGCGGCAGTGGGTCATCCCCATATGATAACCGCTGACATGGTGAAATCGGAAGCTGTCGTCATTGACGTGGGTATCACCCGCGTCACCGACCTGACAAAGAAAAAAGGCTGGCGACTGGTCGGCGATGTCGATTATGACAATGTTGCGCCACGAACATCTGCCATCACGCCTGTGCCGGGAGGGGTAGGCCCCATGACCATAGCAATGCTGATGGAGAACACCCTGCAAGCCGCCCAAGAACGTAAAAGAGAACAAAAAGGAGAGAATGCGTGAGCGACCGCAGCAATCCACATCCCAAGACATACTGGATTGAGACATATGGCTGCCAGATGAACGTGGCGGAATCACATGAGTTGGAAACCATGCTCCAAGGAGTCGGTCTCCAACCGGCCAGCAGCGCGGAAAATGCCGACTGTGCTATTCTCAACACATGTTCAGTGCGCAAAACGGCGGAGAATCGAATCTGGGGACGTCTCGGACTGTTCCAGCATATCAAGCAGGAGAGGCTACAGACCTTGATAGTCACCGGATGCATGGCAGAGCGTCTCAAGGAAGAATTGATCAAGGAAGCACCCGCCATAGACCATGTGGTCGGAACCAATGACAAGCATAGGATTGTAGAGCTTCTCACTGGCGTCGCGTCCGGAACCTGCCTGCTTGACGGCGCACGTTATGAATTTGGTGAAACCTATCATAAGGATGGCGATTATTCTTCTTTCGTACCAATCATGAATGGCTGCAATCTGTTCTGTTCCTACTGCATAGTCCCTTTCGTCCGGGGAAGGGAAATATCTCGTAATCCGCAGGCGGTCATCAATGAAGTGCGACGCCTCGACTCTCTGGGAGTCAAGGAAATCACGCTTCTGGGGCAGACGGTCAATAATTATCGGTACAAGAAGGAAGATGGTACGTTCATGCGCTTTCCTGAGCTGTTGGAGCTCATCTGCGTGGAGCTCGACTCCATCCGATGGGTGCGCTTTGAGAGTCCTCATCCCCGTTTCTTTACACGTGAGCTGATTGATGTTATTGCCCGTAATCCACGCATCGCCCGACATCTGCACATTCCCATGCAAAGCGGGAGTTCTTCCATCCTCAAAGCAATGATGAGGGACTATTCCAGGGAAAAGTTCCTGACTTTGATTGCCGATATACGGGAAAAGATACCGGATGTGACATTCGCTACTGATGTGATGGTCGGTTTTCCCGGTGAAACGGAAGAAGATTATGAATTGACGCTTTCTGCGATGGATGAATGCCGCAACGTGGAAGCGTTCATGTATTACTGGAATCCTCGTGAAGGTACCAAAGCGGTCGATTTGCCCGACCATGTTCCAGAGACTGTCAAGCTTGCCAGGCTTCAGATCCTCATTGACCGGCAGCTTGCCCTCCAGAGTGTGGAAAAGACGGCACGTCTGGGAAAAGATGAGGATATCCTGGTGACCGGACATTCGCGGGATGACAAAGACGCGCTTCTTGGCAGGACGGAACACAATGGCATGGTCGTCTTCATTCCCTATGCTCCGCTTCATCCGGGGGATGTTGCCAGGGTTCGCCTTGATTCTTTGTCCGGCGGTACCTTCCGGGGTACTCATGTCTTGTAGGAGGCACGTATGGGAGAATTCACCGGAAAGAGAGTTGTCATCACAGGCGGTGCGCTGGGCATAGGCTTTGCGACGGCGGAAATCTTCGTCAAAGCCGGTGCCAGGGTAGCTATCCTGGAGATTGAGGAATCATATGCACAGGGGACGCTCTCCAGACTGGGGGGAGAAGCCGCTGATGTCCTGTTTCTTCCCTGCGATGTATCAGACGCTCTGGCGGTTGAAAAGAATCTTGCCGTACTCATGGAAAGGTTTTCCGGCATTGATATTCTTGTCAATGTAGCGGGATGGGAGTTGAACAAACCGTTCCTCGATACGACATGGGATGAATACCGGGCTGTGATGGACGAGAATGTCGGAGGAGCTTTCCTTGTCTCCCGCGAGGTTGCACGTCTCATGATTGGGAGCATACCTGCGGACAACACGAGTATGTGTGAAGCACACCGGAGGGGAGCCGAAGCTCAAGCGCAGCCTCCGGTGATGGTACGCAAGAGCGGAGGCGTCATCATCAACGTAGCAGGGGCATTATGTCGTGGCGGTCATGAGGGTTATGCGCTATATCAGGCATCCAAAGCCGCCCTCATTGCCCTGACACGTTCCATGGCTGCTGAACTGCTTCCCTATGGCATCAGGGTGAATTCCGTATCTCCGGGCTTTGTGTTGTCTCCCGGTCTGCGGGTCGGCTTGAGAGGGACGGGAAATGAAGAAAAGGCTTTACGGGAGTTCAAGGAAAAGCAACCTCTCAAGCGGTATGGCATGACGCAGGAGATTGCCCGTACCATCATGGCGGCATGTGGCGGTGACTTTGCTTTTGCATGGGGGAGTGATATTCTTGTGGATGGTGGCTATACGTTGGCATGAGAGCCTGAATCTGACCTGGGGAGGGCATATGGCATATAGCTCGGATATCCAGAAACTTGAGGAACTTATCGCTTCTTCCCATAGGATGGTGATTTTCACCGGAGCCGGTGTTTCTACGATGAGCGGAATCCCGGATTTCAGGGGAACCCATGGAGCTTATTCTGACGCATGGCACGGAATGGATGTGGAAGACATCCTGTCCATCGATTTTTTCAAACGCTCTCCGGAAATCTTCTACGCGTGGGCGCGTGATGTCTGGTACAGGCTGGATGAGTATGAACCCACCATTGTCCATCGTGTCGTAGCGGAACTTGAGGCAAAGGGATATATCAAGGATGTCTGGACGCAGAACATAGACATGCTCCACCAGAAGGCGGGTAGCAGGGTAGTCCATGAGATTCATGGAAGTCCTGCCCGTCATCATTGCATCCAGTGTAATGCCTTTCGCTCGTATGACGAGGTCGTTCCGGAGGTTCTGGCGGGTAAGGTTCCTCTTTGCAAGCGTTGCGGAGGGGTGGTGAAGCCTGACATCATTTTCTACGGCGAGAATTTGGATGCCCAGCAATTGATGATGGCACGGGAGGAGTTTTTCCATGTGGATCTGTGTGTCGTCATGGGTTCTTCCTTGGTAGTGCAGCCTGCGGCAAGTTTCCCTTTGCTTAGCTGTCGTGGTGGAGGAAAACTTGTCATCGTCAATGCGCAGCCGACTCCCTTGGATGCTTACGCGTTCTTGAGATTTCCCGATCTTGAGGCTGTATGTGCCGATATACAAGCGTGGTTATGGAAGTAGTTTGAATAAAGGCTGGCTGGTGTGATAGCAGGCGAAAATCCAAGAAATGATGCCGGCTTGCTTGACTTTCATTTTCATTTACGTTATAGATTATCCCTGCTTGCGTCTGTCGTATAACGGCTATTACCTCAGCCTTCCAAGCTGAAGACGTGGGTTCGACTCCCATCAGACGCTTCTCAAATTAAAGCATATAAAGTAAGACTTTATGAAACTCCTGTTCAAGCGACAGGAGTTTTTTGTATCTTCCTGATGGCTTGACATACATCAAAATCGGCATAAAAAGGCTCAACGCGGAAAGTTGTGGGATGGACGATAAAGTAGGCGAAGAGAAAAGCGGAAAGAAATAGAAAGAGGCTCAATTCCTAAGTCAACAAAAAGTTGAGTTTCTACGGAATAAATATTCAAAAATCTGCAAAATACAACCCAAAATAACCAATAGAATTATCTCAACCAACATTCTTCTTTGAAGTGATAATAGATATAACTTATTACATGAAAAGAAAAAAGTTAAAATTATAAGAAAATTGTTGAGATGATATCCAATATGCAATATATTGCATATTAGTAAATTTAAGGAGGCAATATTTTGGATGAAATGAATGTACTAAAAAAAGAAAAGATTGGTGTCGGTGGTTATCTTTGGCTACTGTTCGCAATCACGGCATTCTCTGGGATTTTCAGGAACGCTGAAGGACTTCTTCACGTATTGGACTATAATACGTGGCTTGGAGCCTTCGGCAAGATTACTGAAGACGCAGCCGCCGGCATCATGGGAAGGGGAGGCTCTGGTGTAAACAATGGGTTCTTTCAAGCCCTATCAATTGCACCTGGAGTATTTCTTGGCGTAGCTTTCATGACAACAGTAGAGCATTACAAGGGGCTTGCCGCTGCACAAGTTCTTTTGTCGCCGCTTTTGAAACCTGTGCTTGGGGTCAATGGCGGAGGAGGGCTTGCCTTGGTATCGAACCTTCAAAGCTCTGACACAAGTGCCGCACTTTGTATGACTGCTTATCAGTCCGGAATTCTTACATCCCGTGAAAGAGATATTCTCATGACCACCTTATACATCGGAGCCGCACTCATTGGACGTTTCTTTAGTAATGGACTTGTTTTGTTTCCCTATTTGACCTGTTCGACCGGAGTAATCCTCGTTGTTGTAATAGTCATGAAATTCCTTGCTGGAAATCTTATGAGATTGTACTTGACGTTAACGGATAACAGAGCATCGAAAAAAGCCGAAGCGGCACATTAAGAAGGAGGAATATTATGGCAATTAATAACATACAAACAACACCGGTTGATGTCCCGGTTAAGAAGGAAAGCTTTGTTGATGTCTTTATCAACGGAGCAAAGAAGGGTGTGGGCGTTTGGTTGAATGCTCTTTTGCCTGGAGTCGTGTTTGGATATGCGTTGACACAGATTCTTCAAGTTTCCGGTCTTCTTGGCTTACTTAGCAAAGTGTTTGGTCCTATCATGGGCATCTTCGGACTTCCTGGTGAAGCTATTGGACCTTACTTGACTTCATTTTTTACTCTGGCTGGAGGCTGTGCTTCCGCAGCTGCTTTGGCTGCCAACGGTATCCTGACGGGCACTCAAGCAACTATCATCCTCCCGATGCTGATTTGTATCGGATCGGACATCCAATTCTTTGGTAGAATGCTTGCTGTAGCAGATGTTCCAGGAAAACAATATAAAGTCAACTTTGTGATAAGTATTATCTGTTCTATCGTTGCTGGTTTTATAATGAGATTTATCGCTTAGGGGGAGGGAGGAGAGATGGATAATTCCGTGTTGCTTGAAAAAGCTGAAAACCTGATTAAGAAATGGTTCTCGGAAAATGAAACTAGAATTACATATTTAAGCGATACAATCTGGAATATTGCTGAGGTGAAGTTTACAGAATTTGAATCCATGAAAGTCCTTGTTTCCCAATTTGAGAAAGAAGAATTTTTGGTAAAGACTGCTGTTATTGAAGGACTGCCGACTTCATTCATTGCTGAATGGAAAAATGGAGAAGGCCCTGTTATTGCTTTTATCGGTGAATATGATGCTCTTCCCGGATTAGGGAATGAAATGTGTACAGAAAAAAAGCCAACAGGTAAGAATGGGCATGGCTGTGGACATAATCTCCTTGGCGTTGGAAGTATGGCAGCCGCAATCTCCGCATCTCATGTTATGAAAGAATTGGGGATAAGTGGAACATTAAAGTACTTTGGGTGTCCTGCCGAAGAAGGTGGTGCCGCAAAAGTATTTATGGTTCGTGATGGAATTTTCAATGAGATTGATGCAATTGTACGCTGGCATCCGAACAGCGCAACCTTTGTAAGTGTTTCTTCATCTATGGCAATGATGTCGATCAGATATCGTTTCCACGGAAAAACGTCCCACGCTGGTACTGCTCCACATCTTGGGCGGAGTGCTTTGGATGCTGCAATACTCATGGATGTCGGTGCGAATTATCTCCGTGAACATGTGATAACGGATGTAAGAATTCATTCAGTGATTTCAGATGGTGGACGGGCGCCGAATATTGTTCCTGATTATGCGGAGATTTGGTATTACATTCGGGCTCCACATATGGCAGACGTTCATACAGTAGCTGCACGAATGGAAAAGATTGCCAAGGGAGCTGCTCTCATGACGGAGACGGAGTGTGAAATTGTTGTTGTTTCAGGATCTTCTGATACGCTGCCCAACAAGGTTCTTTGTAAAGAGATGTTGAAAAACTTAAAGCGTATGGGTGGTCCTAAATTCACAGACGAAGATAGGAAATTTGCCACAGCCATCAATGAATCTGTTTCCATATCAGATCGAATCAATAATTTGAAGACATGCGGCGTATTTGATTCCAAGTATCAGAACTTGGATCTGTATGAAGATATTTCAGAAAATCTTCAAGAAGGAGTTGTATCACCTTATTCTACGGATTCAGGAGATGTTAGTTGGCAAGCGCCTATGTGCCAAGTCTTTACTTCTGCTCAAAGCATTGGCAGCGCTAACCATTCTTGGCAACAGGTGGTTTGTTCAGGAAATCATATTGGACA
Encoded proteins:
- a CDS encoding bifunctional 5,10-methylenetetrahydrofolate dehydrogenase/5,10-methenyltetrahydrofolate cyclohydrolase → MQVLSGKDVAMSVLEHVRKEAVIFGEKYGRMPSIAVILVGEDPASQTYVAAKKKSALELGYGHKDYHLSVHATQQELLELVRELNADDDVDGILVQMPLPPHMDENCVIDTIDPAKDVDGFHPVNAGKILLGRSSLVSCTPKGVLRIMDHYGIRTAGKDVVIIGRSSIVGKPMAALLMQKGRDATVTVCHSCTLGLKEHVRRADIIIAAVGHPHMITADMVKSEAVVIDVGITRVTDLTKKKGWRLVGDVDYDNVAPRTSAITPVPGGVGPMTIAMLMENTLQAAQERKREQKGENA
- a CDS encoding amidohydrolase; this encodes MDNSVLLEKAENLIKKWFSENETRITYLSDTIWNIAEVKFTEFESMKVLVSQFEKEEFLVKTAVIEGLPTSFIAEWKNGEGPVIAFIGEYDALPGLGNEMCTEKKPTGKNGHGCGHNLLGVGSMAAAISASHVMKELGISGTLKYFGCPAEEGGAAKVFMVRDGIFNEIDAIVRWHPNSATFVSVSSSMAMMSIRYRFHGKTSHAGTAPHLGRSALDAAILMDVGANYLREHVITDVRIHSVISDGGRAPNIVPDYAEIWYYIRAPHMADVHTVAARMEKIAKGAALMTETECEIVVVSGSSDTLPNKVLCKEMLKNLKRMGGPKFTDEDRKFATAINESVSISDRINNLKTCGVFDSKYQNLDLYEDISENLQEGVVSPYSTDSGDVSWQAPMCQVFTSAQSIGSANHSWQQVVCSGNHIGHAGMICAGETISITAIDILTNPELLKEAKKEFNEEISLRPYVNPLPKNLKPGVV
- a CDS encoding TP0733 family outer membrane beta-barrel protein, which encodes MTKKCLFLMLAVLMVATSSLVAADSQESSYTRYDKGSQMFTFRAGPTIPAFMWFFNPKAGDNSFPVGPGGEENKGTGLSIGGYGGIAYQAFISPVAAFGGELGYSFGFDRGGKLLTIIPIAAKLTWIPLQGIIETPLSVSAGLSYLSLGGTEPKGKFSFFAALEVGVTWFPSDNWGVGLTSGLWLIPDIYLLTDKPEHNSLLGIVPIALSVTYRN
- a CDS encoding nucleoside recognition domain-containing protein; the protein is MAINNIQTTPVDVPVKKESFVDVFINGAKKGVGVWLNALLPGVVFGYALTQILQVSGLLGLLSKVFGPIMGIFGLPGEAIGPYLTSFFTLAGGCASAAALAANGILTGTQATIILPMLICIGSDIQFFGRMLAVADVPGKQYKVNFVISIICSIVAGFIMRFIA
- a CDS encoding Sir2 family NAD-dependent protein deacetylase; the protein is MAYSSDIQKLEELIASSHRMVIFTGAGVSTMSGIPDFRGTHGAYSDAWHGMDVEDILSIDFFKRSPEIFYAWARDVWYRLDEYEPTIVHRVVAELEAKGYIKDVWTQNIDMLHQKAGSRVVHEIHGSPARHHCIQCNAFRSYDEVVPEVLAGKVPLCKRCGGVVKPDIIFYGENLDAQQLMMAREEFFHVDLCVVMGSSLVVQPAASFPLLSCRGGGKLVIVNAQPTPLDAYAFLRFPDLEAVCADIQAWLWK
- a CDS encoding phosphoribosyltransferase, whose product is MKKEFISSDTIRDAGLKLAHKMYFEDGFVPDVIYVSLRGGAYMGNVISEYYKLVRKKTGGRPVFYAAVVARSYSDVRAQSKIMVDGWTYSPAHLRAGDRILIVDDIFDTGNTVNELTSHIMEHGIPREDIKIAVFDYKVPLYKKQEPLPIQPDYWCRKHVMQHESDEAWIHYMCHEMVGLSSEEIDKQFNDPEIRAILHNVRGEA
- the miaB gene encoding tRNA (N6-isopentenyl adenosine(37)-C2)-methylthiotransferase MiaB, producing MSDRSNPHPKTYWIETYGCQMNVAESHELETMLQGVGLQPASSAENADCAILNTCSVRKTAENRIWGRLGLFQHIKQERLQTLIVTGCMAERLKEELIKEAPAIDHVVGTNDKHRIVELLTGVASGTCLLDGARYEFGETYHKDGDYSSFVPIMNGCNLFCSYCIVPFVRGREISRNPQAVINEVRRLDSLGVKEITLLGQTVNNYRYKKEDGTFMRFPELLELICVELDSIRWVRFESPHPRFFTRELIDVIARNPRIARHLHIPMQSGSSSILKAMMRDYSREKFLTLIADIREKIPDVTFATDVMVGFPGETEEDYELTLSAMDECRNVEAFMYYWNPREGTKAVDLPDHVPETVKLARLQILIDRQLALQSVEKTARLGKDEDILVTGHSRDDKDALLGRTEHNGMVVFIPYAPLHPGDVARVRLDSLSGGTFRGTHVL
- a CDS encoding SDR family NAD(P)-dependent oxidoreductase, with amino-acid sequence MGEFTGKRVVITGGALGIGFATAEIFVKAGARVAILEIEESYAQGTLSRLGGEAADVLFLPCDVSDALAVEKNLAVLMERFSGIDILVNVAGWELNKPFLDTTWDEYRAVMDENVGGAFLVSREVARLMIGSIPADNTSMCEAHRRGAEAQAQPPVMVRKSGGVIINVAGALCRGGHEGYALYQASKAALIALTRSMAAELLPYGIRVNSVSPGFVLSPGLRVGLRGTGNEEKALREFKEKQPLKRYGMTQEIARTIMAACGGDFAFAWGSDILVDGGYTLA